The following coding sequences lie in one Pelobacter seleniigenes DSM 18267 genomic window:
- a CDS encoding GxxExxY protein — MTEEIIGCAFRVGNLLGNGFLEKVYENALGYEIQKSGLKVKQQHPISVYYEGVVVGEYFADLIIGDSIIVELKAVSALDKKHFSQCMNYLKATGYKVALLINFGTSKVQVRRIVNSL, encoded by the coding sequence ATGACCGAAGAAATCATTGGTTGCGCATTTCGAGTTGGCAACCTTCTTGGTAACGGGTTTCTTGAGAAGGTTTATGAAAATGCCTTGGGTTATGAAATCCAGAAGTCTGGTTTGAAAGTTAAGCAGCAACACCCGATCAGTGTCTATTATGAGGGCGTTGTTGTAGGCGAATATTTTGCTGATTTGATTATCGGAGATTCTATTATTGTTGAGCTGAAAGCCGTGTCTGCTTTAGATAAAAAGCATTTTTCTCAGTGTATGAATTATCTCAAAGCAACAGGATACAAGGTTGCACTTTTGATTAATTTTGGAACTTCAAAAGTACAGGTTAGAAGGATCGTAAATTCTTTGTGA
- a CDS encoding nucleotidyltransferase domain-containing protein produces the protein MRLTQHQITTFKRVGEEVFGPDAQLYLFGSRVDERRAGGDIDLYVVGFDRPTEQQIEAKLRFLSKVKLSIGDQRIDLVFSPAPGQSFLPIHQQAEQTGVLL, from the coding sequence ATGCGGTTAACCCAGCATCAGATAACTACCTTCAAACGAGTCGGCGAGGAAGTTTTCGGACCGGACGCCCAACTCTATCTGTTTGGTTCGCGAGTGGACGAACGTCGAGCAGGCGGTGATATTGATCTCTACGTCGTTGGGTTTGATCGACCAACAGAACAGCAAATAGAAGCTAAATTACGTTTTTTGAGCAAAGTGAAATTGTCCATTGGAGACCAGCGCATTGATTTAGTGTTTTCACCTGCGCCCGGACAGTCTTTTTTGCCAATACATCAGCAGGCTGAGCAAACTGGGGTTTTATTGTGA
- the wecC gene encoding UDP-N-acetyl-D-mannosamine dehydrogenase, translated as MEFNTISVIGLGYIGLPTAAVFASRKKQVIGVDINQQAVDTINEGNIHIVEPDLDMVVRATVTEGYLKATTIPEPADAFLIAVPTPFKSDHIPDLSYIEAACKAIAPVLAKNNLVVLESTSPVGATEQLASWLAALRPDLSFPQQFGENSDIRIAHCPERVLPGHVLTELVLNDRVIGGMTSKCSDMAASLYKTFVKGECIITNARTAEMCKLTENSFRDVNIAFANELSIICDKLAINVWELIQLANRHPRVNILQPGPGVGGHCIAVDPWFIVSKTPAEARLIHAARKVNDSKPFWILDKIVAKAKRFKNPIIGCLGITFKANIDDIRESPALRIVQQLIKMNVGEVVVCEPNLHRRFLEFSLYCLDEVLEKADILVVLVDHDEFKSISGDALKEKVVIDSRGILK; from the coding sequence ATGGAATTTAATACAATTTCAGTAATTGGTCTTGGCTATATTGGATTGCCGACCGCTGCAGTTTTCGCCTCCCGCAAAAAGCAGGTTATAGGTGTGGATATTAACCAACAAGCTGTTGATACAATCAATGAAGGAAATATCCATATCGTTGAACCAGACCTGGACATGGTTGTTCGTGCTACTGTTACTGAGGGTTACTTAAAGGCAACTACAATCCCAGAACCTGCAGATGCCTTTTTGATAGCTGTTCCTACGCCATTTAAATCTGATCATATTCCGGATTTGTCTTATATAGAAGCCGCTTGCAAAGCGATTGCTCCAGTTCTTGCCAAGAATAATTTAGTGGTGCTCGAGTCTACTTCTCCGGTTGGAGCAACAGAGCAATTAGCTTCCTGGTTGGCGGCATTACGACCTGACCTGTCCTTTCCTCAGCAGTTTGGCGAGAATTCAGACATCAGAATAGCCCATTGCCCAGAGCGTGTTCTTCCTGGACATGTTTTAACCGAATTGGTCCTTAATGACCGCGTTATTGGTGGAATGACAAGCAAGTGCTCAGACATGGCCGCTTCACTATATAAGACATTTGTCAAAGGTGAATGCATTATAACTAATGCCAGAACTGCTGAAATGTGTAAGTTGACAGAAAATAGCTTTAGGGATGTCAATATCGCTTTTGCAAATGAATTGTCGATTATCTGTGACAAGCTCGCTATTAACGTCTGGGAATTGATTCAATTGGCCAATCGACATCCACGCGTTAATATTTTGCAACCGGGACCAGGTGTTGGAGGACACTGCATCGCAGTTGATCCGTGGTTTATTGTTAGTAAGACCCCCGCAGAGGCAAGGTTGATTCATGCTGCTCGGAAGGTCAATGATAGTAAGCCTTTTTGGATCCTTGATAAGATTGTTGCTAAGGCAAAACGTTTTAAAAATCCGATTATTGGTTGTTTAGGAATAACATTTAAGGCCAATATAGATGACATTCGTGAATCCCCTGCTTTGAGAATAGTGCAACAGCTCATAAAAATGAATGTTGGTGAAGTGGTTGTTTGTGAGCCGAATCTACATCGCCGATTTTTAGAATTTTCTTTATATTGCCTTGATGAGGTTCTTGAGAAAGCTGATATCTTAGTAGTATTAGTAGATCATGATGAGTTTAAATCGATTTCAGGAGATGCATTGAAAGAAAAAGTTGTGATTGATTCGAGGGGGATTTTGAAATAA
- a CDS encoding SLBB domain-containing protein translates to MKFGRLLFLQILIVGVFLFPTVAFSQVMPTEIGATSLQSTAGYRNVIKTLTPDQQKQLAEYQQMLRQLSPEQQELLQQYQNNSADAGGANEHIEYDATGMSEQNRDMRQDGGTNTGSGDPDASFGSNLKAVGSPGVEFSKSDKVSLASSAEKYFSGLAKEKKSPRAQVPQDLTVLKQFGFEFFANTEGFKADPMELAGPDYVLGPGDALRVDVWGNIEGHYQTVIDRNGEIVLPKVGVINLLGETFAQAKDTINNQIGKYFKQYQVNVSLDSLRSINVFLVGEVQAPGTYQVSSLSSVLAVLSEAGGPTKNGSLRNISVLRQGKQLARIDLYDFFRSGDSSQDVRLQAGDTILVPIAGSLVGISGDVRRPAIYELTTGETLGDLLDMAGGIVSTAYLQKIRLQRVADHNRNAVIDLSLSGPEEKVAETLKYNLQDRDLVQIAPITDAGGYVSLTGYVARPGEYQLEPGMRLADLLLPYGNLLPEYYPQKAQLIRTSPPEYRQELLTINLQQALDGDSTQNLLLQEYDEVQLFSRQEMEELPQVTVSGAVLRPGQYPLFDNMSIVDLVTAAGNLKRSAYLDMAELTRYLPSGTETKVERYEINLANALNGQPQNNMKLEPNDHLIIRSIPDYQDRFMVKVSGAVLFPGDYAIGKGETLSSVLERAGGYTDKAYLRGAVFSRESLKEVQKKQIDKLIAEEQKQLSRIAENIAIGAMSAEEAKSAETLLANRKMLIEDLKKAPVTGRLVIDLASIENLKGSPQDIVLMDGDSLLVPENPQTINIQGEVYNSTSLNWEPGKTVGYYLDKVGGTKETANKEEMFVVRADGTVVSKQQSGHSLGWDKEKWRWTFGGFENTVLYPGDSILVPEEYKQYDWLRETKDITTILYQMALGAAAVASF, encoded by the coding sequence ATGAAGTTTGGTCGTTTGCTGTTTCTTCAGATATTGATTGTCGGTGTTTTTTTATTCCCGACGGTGGCTTTCTCGCAGGTCATGCCAACTGAAATCGGTGCAACAAGCTTGCAAAGCACTGCCGGTTACAGGAATGTTATTAAAACCCTGACTCCTGATCAGCAAAAGCAGTTGGCAGAGTATCAGCAAATGTTGCGACAATTATCTCCGGAACAACAGGAGTTGTTGCAACAATATCAGAATAACTCTGCTGATGCTGGAGGAGCGAACGAGCATATCGAGTATGATGCCACCGGAATGAGTGAACAAAACAGGGATATGCGCCAGGACGGAGGCACCAACACTGGGAGTGGAGATCCTGACGCTTCGTTCGGTAGCAATTTGAAGGCTGTTGGCTCCCCAGGCGTCGAATTTTCAAAAAGCGATAAGGTGTCTCTTGCTTCTTCGGCAGAAAAGTATTTTTCGGGTCTGGCCAAAGAGAAAAAGAGTCCGCGCGCGCAGGTTCCTCAAGATCTAACCGTGCTAAAGCAGTTCGGGTTCGAATTTTTTGCCAATACAGAAGGGTTTAAAGCAGATCCAATGGAACTGGCTGGACCCGATTATGTTTTGGGCCCGGGCGATGCGTTGCGGGTTGATGTGTGGGGAAATATTGAAGGTCATTATCAAACCGTAATTGACCGTAACGGTGAAATTGTTCTGCCTAAAGTCGGGGTTATTAATCTTTTAGGAGAAACATTTGCTCAAGCAAAGGACACAATTAATAACCAGATCGGGAAATATTTTAAGCAATATCAAGTGAATGTTTCTCTTGACTCTTTGCGTTCCATTAATGTTTTTCTGGTTGGAGAAGTGCAGGCACCTGGCACTTATCAGGTCAGTTCTTTAAGTTCGGTCCTGGCCGTTTTATCCGAGGCCGGTGGCCCCACTAAAAACGGCAGTCTTCGAAATATTAGTGTGCTACGCCAAGGTAAACAGCTGGCCAGGATCGATCTTTACGACTTTTTCCGGTCCGGAGATAGTAGTCAGGATGTCCGTTTGCAAGCAGGAGATACCATCTTAGTGCCAATAGCAGGTTCATTGGTTGGAATATCTGGCGATGTGCGACGACCGGCAATTTATGAGTTGACTACAGGAGAGACCCTTGGTGATCTGCTGGACATGGCTGGAGGAATTGTATCAACGGCCTATTTACAAAAGATCCGCCTGCAGCGGGTGGCAGACCACAATCGTAATGCTGTGATTGATCTGTCTTTGTCTGGACCTGAAGAGAAAGTTGCTGAAACCCTCAAATATAACCTGCAAGATCGTGATCTTGTGCAGATTGCTCCGATTACTGATGCCGGAGGGTATGTCTCTTTAACGGGTTATGTCGCCAGACCAGGAGAATACCAACTGGAGCCTGGCATGCGTTTAGCCGACTTGCTGCTTCCTTATGGCAATCTTCTTCCTGAATATTATCCACAAAAGGCACAGCTTATTCGTACATCACCACCAGAGTATCGGCAGGAACTCCTGACTATTAACTTACAACAGGCTTTAGACGGGGATTCGACGCAAAATCTTTTACTGCAGGAATATGACGAGGTTCAACTTTTTTCACGGCAAGAGATGGAAGAGCTTCCTCAGGTGACCGTCTCTGGGGCTGTATTGCGTCCAGGGCAATACCCATTGTTTGATAACATGTCTATCGTTGATTTGGTAACAGCCGCTGGCAATTTGAAGAGAAGTGCCTATCTGGATATGGCTGAGTTGACCCGTTATCTTCCCTCTGGAACTGAGACCAAAGTTGAGCGCTATGAAATTAACCTTGCCAATGCTTTAAACGGTCAGCCTCAGAATAATATGAAATTGGAACCCAATGACCATTTGATCATTCGCTCCATTCCTGACTATCAGGATCGGTTTATGGTCAAGGTTTCCGGAGCTGTTTTATTCCCAGGCGATTATGCTATTGGCAAAGGGGAGACTCTCTCTTCTGTATTGGAACGAGCCGGAGGATATACCGATAAAGCGTATTTACGCGGTGCTGTGTTCAGCCGCGAATCTTTAAAAGAAGTTCAAAAGAAACAGATTGATAAATTAATTGCTGAAGAACAAAAGCAACTATCCAGGATTGCCGAAAATATTGCTATTGGAGCGATGAGCGCTGAGGAGGCTAAATCAGCGGAAACTCTTTTGGCCAATCGGAAAATGCTGATTGAGGACTTGAAAAAAGCCCCTGTGACCGGACGCTTGGTCATTGATTTGGCCTCTATCGAGAACTTGAAAGGGTCTCCTCAAGATATCGTTTTAATGGATGGCGATTCGCTTCTGGTTCCAGAAAACCCTCAAACAATCAACATCCAAGGGGAAGTATACAATTCAACCTCACTTAACTGGGAACCGGGGAAAACGGTTGGTTATTATCTTGACAAAGTCGGCGGTACCAAAGAAACAGCCAACAAAGAAGAGATGTTTGTTGTTCGTGCCGATGGTACTGTCGTAAGTAAGCAACAGTCTGGACATTCCCTTGGTTGGGACAAGGAAAAGTGGCGGTGGACCTTTGGTGGATTTGAAAATACAGTCCTTTATCCAGGAGACTCCATTCTGGTTCCGGAAGAATATAAGCAATATGACTGGTTGAGAGAAACTAAGGATATCACAACAATTCTCTACCAGATGGCTCTGGGCGCTGCTGCTGTGGCGAGCTTTTAA
- the wecB gene encoding non-hydrolyzing UDP-N-acetylglucosamine 2-epimerase — translation MKRILSIFGTRPEAIKMAPVVKALAQYPDKFDSRVCVTAQHREMLDQVLALFQIKPDWDLNIMKPGQNLTEVTCNVLQGLSPVLESFGPDVILVHGDTTTTMAASMAAYYQKISVGHVEAGLRTGDIYSPWPEEMNRKLTGNMARYHFAPTEGAGKNLLAEGITGSSVYVTGNTVIDALLSVVALLNNDKQLIQDMSEQFSFLNNNKRLVLVTGHRRENFGQGFEDICQALREIALNHQAVEILYPVHLNPNVQEPVTRILKGIDNVFLIKPQEYLPFVYLMNRAYLILTDSGGIQEEAPSLGKPVLVMRQTTERPEAVEAGTVKLVGTDCRVIIREVSALLMDQNYYKKMSLAHNPYGDGHASRRIVEILSK, via the coding sequence ATGAAGCGAATACTTTCAATTTTTGGTACCCGGCCAGAAGCGATCAAAATGGCTCCAGTAGTCAAAGCTTTAGCGCAATATCCAGATAAATTTGATAGCCGTGTGTGTGTCACAGCACAACATCGGGAAATGCTTGATCAGGTTTTGGCATTGTTTCAAATAAAACCTGACTGGGATTTAAATATTATGAAACCCGGACAAAATCTTACGGAGGTAACCTGTAATGTGTTACAGGGGTTGTCTCCTGTTCTAGAGAGTTTCGGGCCAGATGTTATTTTGGTTCATGGGGATACCACAACGACGATGGCCGCTAGCATGGCTGCTTATTATCAAAAGATTTCCGTAGGGCATGTTGAGGCGGGTTTGCGAACGGGGGATATCTACTCTCCCTGGCCGGAAGAAATGAATCGAAAGTTGACGGGGAACATGGCCCGTTACCACTTTGCTCCGACCGAAGGAGCAGGTAAAAATCTTCTTGCTGAAGGAATTACTGGTAGCTCTGTCTATGTAACTGGGAACACGGTTATCGATGCACTCTTGAGTGTCGTTGCTCTGCTAAACAATGACAAACAATTGATTCAAGATATGTCCGAGCAATTTTCTTTCCTCAACAATAATAAAAGGCTTGTGTTGGTCACCGGGCATCGGCGGGAAAATTTTGGGCAAGGATTTGAGGATATCTGCCAAGCTCTTAGGGAAATTGCTCTCAATCATCAAGCTGTTGAAATCCTCTATCCGGTTCATCTCAACCCGAATGTTCAGGAACCTGTCACGCGGATTCTCAAAGGTATTGACAACGTATTTCTTATTAAACCGCAGGAATATCTCCCCTTTGTTTATCTGATGAATCGTGCATACCTGATTCTGACTGACTCCGGCGGCATTCAGGAGGAAGCTCCTTCTCTAGGCAAACCGGTACTTGTTATGCGCCAAACCACCGAGCGTCCAGAAGCCGTGGAAGCTGGGACCGTCAAGTTGGTTGGAACGGATTGTAGAGTAATTATAAGAGAAGTTTCTGCATTATTGATGGATCAGAATTATTATAAAAAAATGAGTCTTGCCCATAACCCTTATGGGGATGGCCACGCTAGTCGACGAATAGTTGAAATATTATCAAAATAG
- a CDS encoding GumC family protein, which produces MSNSIDDRNPASQQTDGDEINLLEYLLVIVKHKKMIFLTCLVTFILTCGITLLMPNIYTSTARILPPQNDKGGLSSMLGSVSNIAALAGLSVGGGSGELYVGMLKSRSIADAIIDKFDLMEIYGQKYRVKTYKILNDAVNFSVGKDDGIITVTAEDEDPKRAAAIANTYIEELKKLNIKLNLNNAGRERLFLEERLAVVQNDLSKAEDALKDFQEKNKAIRIDAQASAIIDAFATLKGELASKEVELGVLRSSQTDQNPQVKALREEITQIREQISQLEQSHDGKTSSADIFLATSEVPELGIQYARLLRDLKVQETLYELVTKQYEMAKISEAKNTSTIQVLDAAMVPDKKSKPRRSIIVLATTFAMGFFALIFAFIREYGQRMDKEDRLLWQQIKENISLKK; this is translated from the coding sequence ATGTCAAATAGCATTGATGATAGAAACCCGGCTTCTCAACAAACTGACGGCGATGAAATAAATCTTCTCGAATATCTCCTAGTGATCGTCAAGCATAAGAAAATGATTTTCTTGACCTGTCTGGTGACCTTCATTCTCACTTGTGGGATAACTCTGTTGATGCCAAATATTTATACGTCTACAGCACGGATATTGCCGCCGCAGAATGATAAAGGCGGGTTGAGTTCGATGCTCGGTAGCGTCAGTAATATAGCTGCGTTGGCGGGACTATCTGTTGGTGGCGGGTCTGGAGAACTCTATGTCGGAATGCTGAAGAGTCGCTCTATTGCTGATGCAATTATTGATAAATTCGATTTGATGGAAATTTATGGTCAAAAGTATCGAGTTAAAACTTATAAAATTCTTAATGATGCCGTCAATTTTTCAGTTGGGAAAGATGATGGAATAATTACTGTAACTGCTGAAGACGAAGATCCTAAACGAGCGGCAGCTATTGCTAATACTTATATTGAAGAATTGAAAAAACTTAACATTAAACTTAACCTTAATAATGCTGGTAGAGAGCGATTGTTTCTTGAAGAACGGTTGGCTGTTGTCCAAAATGATCTCTCCAAAGCTGAAGATGCGCTCAAGGATTTTCAAGAGAAAAACAAGGCGATCCGTATTGATGCACAGGCAAGTGCGATCATTGATGCGTTTGCAACCTTGAAAGGAGAGTTGGCCAGCAAAGAGGTTGAGTTGGGCGTTCTTCGTTCTTCACAAACTGATCAAAATCCACAAGTTAAAGCTCTTCGAGAAGAAATTACTCAGATTAGAGAGCAAATCTCTCAACTCGAACAATCCCATGATGGAAAAACTTCCTCTGCGGATATTTTTCTTGCAACTTCAGAGGTTCCTGAATTGGGCATTCAGTATGCTAGGTTATTGAGGGATTTGAAAGTCCAGGAGACTCTTTATGAGTTGGTTACCAAACAGTATGAAATGGCAAAAATTAGTGAAGCCAAGAATACTTCGACTATTCAAGTTCTTGATGCTGCAATGGTTCCTGACAAAAAAAGTAAGCCTAGAAGGAGCATAATCGTTTTGGCTACAACTTTTGCCATGGGATTCTTTGCTCTCATTTTTGCATTCATTCGGGAATATGGGCAACGGATGGATAAGGAAGACAGATTGTTGTGGCAACAAATTAAAGAAAATATTTCTTTGAAAAAATAG
- a CDS encoding capsule assembly Wzi family protein, which yields MAYFQKPFIIALIVFGLFLNLPGVAIAVPATSQIPLDSWVYSALDRISALGLVNSSLQGTRPYTRFEAARQVEEALTTAEFQDVSPAIHTLLKKLERELGDTLTDLREDSSAGFLKVREVQLKYIYQDGDKSTIAGNGVAASQHPLNYNNYGLNYQEQNAQLILQAEGRLGGFFLVDLRPLILFQNGEDNDTDVTLLDGRAVVQLGSFEISVGRQSLWWGQGKHGSLVLTNNAKPLDMVRMTNSTPFLLPWFFKYLGPFRFDVFWSRLEKDRSVENPYFAGLRINTKPLPWIELGASRTVMFGGKGRPNVGWSDFITILGGKNLSGGEDTSNSIAALDARLRLPFLWNAEVYGEYGGEDEAGHFIANTAWLAGLYLPKIDPSGRLSLRLEQADLSQIDDNSPVWYQHGIYRSGYTYEGIIMGHHAGGGAKDTSLEVEAILSENLLLTVGFDYEERGFDQPVHEKYKEISTALSWDFTENLSLDCSARYGKVDNFNFESNDSENVSLVSVGLRGHW from the coding sequence ATGGCTTATTTTCAGAAGCCTTTCATAATTGCACTCATTGTTTTCGGGCTGTTTTTAAATCTCCCCGGCGTGGCCATTGCTGTCCCTGCGACCAGCCAAATACCTTTGGACAGTTGGGTTTATTCTGCACTGGATAGAATTTCTGCGCTCGGCTTGGTCAATTCGTCACTTCAAGGAACCAGGCCATATACTCGATTTGAGGCGGCCAGGCAAGTTGAAGAGGCACTAACTACAGCAGAGTTTCAAGACGTTTCTCCTGCTATTCATACTCTTCTCAAAAAGTTGGAACGTGAGCTCGGTGATACGTTGACTGATTTGCGAGAGGATTCTTCAGCGGGCTTTCTCAAAGTACGGGAAGTCCAGCTCAAATATATTTATCAAGATGGTGATAAGTCCACGATCGCTGGAAACGGTGTTGCCGCTAGTCAGCATCCCCTTAATTATAATAATTATGGTCTCAATTATCAGGAGCAGAATGCTCAACTTATTCTCCAGGCAGAAGGCAGGCTTGGCGGTTTTTTTCTGGTTGATTTAAGGCCGCTGATTCTATTTCAAAATGGTGAAGATAATGATACCGATGTGACTCTGCTTGATGGCAGGGCTGTTGTTCAGTTAGGTTCATTTGAGATATCCGTCGGTCGGCAATCATTGTGGTGGGGGCAGGGAAAGCACGGCTCTCTGGTGTTGACTAATAATGCCAAACCGTTGGATATGGTTCGAATGACCAATTCAACTCCATTTCTTTTGCCTTGGTTTTTCAAGTATCTTGGTCCTTTTCGGTTTGATGTATTCTGGAGCCGATTGGAAAAAGATAGGAGTGTTGAGAACCCTTATTTCGCAGGATTGAGGATTAATACCAAGCCTTTGCCATGGATTGAGTTAGGTGCATCCAGGACGGTTATGTTTGGAGGCAAAGGAAGACCTAATGTAGGATGGAGTGATTTTATAACGATATTGGGTGGAAAAAACCTTTCCGGTGGTGAAGATACCAGTAATTCAATAGCTGCTCTTGATGCGCGCCTCCGGTTGCCTTTTTTGTGGAATGCTGAGGTTTACGGTGAATATGGTGGGGAAGATGAAGCAGGTCATTTTATTGCCAATACTGCCTGGCTGGCTGGTTTGTACCTGCCTAAGATTGATCCCTCCGGGCGGTTAAGTTTGCGCCTGGAACAGGCTGACTTATCTCAAATTGACGACAACTCGCCGGTTTGGTATCAGCACGGCATTTATCGTTCCGGCTACACCTATGAAGGGATAATCATGGGTCATCATGCCGGTGGCGGTGCCAAAGATACGTCTTTGGAAGTTGAAGCCATTCTTAGTGAAAACCTTTTGCTGACCGTCGGTTTTGATTACGAGGAAAGAGGCTTTGATCAGCCTGTTCATGAAAAATACAAAGAAATATCCACCGCTCTTTCCTGGGATTTTACCGAAAACCTGAGTCTTGATTGCTCAGCCCGGTATGGAAAGGTCGATAATTTTAATTTCGAATCCAATGACAGTGAAAATGTGAGTTTGGTTTCTGTTGGTTTGCGGGGGCATTGGTAA